One Spirochaeta africana DSM 8902 genomic window carries:
- the ribB gene encoding 3,4-dihydroxy-2-butanone-4-phosphate synthase encodes MTKRTGFPAPVLANLDATERNLVERIQHACAYLAAGGIIIVSDDHDRENEGDFVCISELTTPDMVNYLITEGRGLVCQAITPERAAEIQLPLMVRSNTAQHQTNFTISVDYLHGTTTGISTADRAATIRALADPTAQPEDFGRPGHIFPLIAHPEGIAARRGHTEASVCLAELAGYQPNAVICEILNPDGSMARGPQLDRLAEKTGMPFITIEELTRYQTIVQED; translated from the coding sequence ATGACAAAAAGAACTGGATTTCCCGCACCTGTCCTGGCAAATCTGGATGCCACCGAGCGAAACCTTGTGGAACGTATCCAGCATGCCTGTGCATATCTGGCAGCAGGGGGAATAATAATCGTTTCAGACGACCACGATCGTGAGAATGAGGGTGATTTTGTGTGCATAAGTGAGCTGACCACCCCCGACATGGTGAACTACCTGATTACCGAAGGGCGCGGGCTGGTCTGTCAGGCAATCACCCCTGAGCGAGCTGCCGAGATACAGCTACCGCTTATGGTGCGCAGTAATACCGCACAACATCAGACCAATTTCACCATCAGTGTTGATTACCTGCATGGCACAACAACCGGCATCTCCACCGCCGACCGTGCAGCTACCATACGAGCCCTGGCAGACCCGACTGCCCAGCCGGAGGATTTCGGGCGACCCGGGCACATTTTTCCATTGATCGCCCACCCCGAGGGGATTGCAGCTCGCCGGGGTCATACCGAGGCATCGGTCTGTCTGGCCGAGCTGGCTGGATACCAGCCGAATGCGGTAATCTGCGAGATATTGAACCCCGACGGGAGTATGGCACGCGGCCCGCAGCTTGACCGCCTCGCCGAGAAAACAGGGATGCCGTTTATTACCATAGAAGAGCTTACACGCTATCAAACAATCGTACAGGAGGATTAA
- a CDS encoding riboflavin synthase, with protein MFTGLIQEVGSVVRLYQQGEAARLEVACPGIRPTLQLGDSVAINGACQTVARLTGDGAEFDTLSETLAKTTLGSLRSGDPVNLETSLTPSTPMGGHFVQGHVNGTGRLSAIETHEQNVYLTVELPQHLLQLCVAEGSIAIDGISLTTASVNDTAVVINVIPHTMQHTTLGSRRAGDLVNIETDIIARYVQRLLGSRTEDGTGTRLTEKRLADLGYGDLS; from the coding sequence ATGTTCACCGGTTTGATTCAAGAGGTGGGGAGTGTTGTCCGCCTGTACCAACAGGGGGAGGCGGCCCGACTCGAGGTCGCCTGCCCGGGTATCCGCCCCACCCTGCAGCTTGGGGATTCGGTAGCTATCAATGGCGCCTGTCAAACCGTTGCCAGGTTGACCGGCGATGGCGCAGAGTTTGACACCCTGTCAGAGACATTGGCCAAGACCACCCTCGGTTCGCTGCGCAGCGGAGATCCGGTCAATCTGGAAACCAGTCTGACTCCCAGCACGCCCATGGGCGGACACTTTGTGCAAGGGCATGTGAACGGCACCGGGAGATTATCCGCTATCGAGACACATGAGCAGAACGTCTACCTTACCGTTGAATTGCCACAGCATCTGCTGCAGCTGTGCGTTGCTGAGGGGTCAATCGCCATCGACGGTATCAGCCTCACCACTGCCAGCGTCAACGATACCGCTGTGGTGATAAATGTCATCCCTCATACCATGCAGCACACTACCCTCGGCTCCCGACGCGCAGGTGACCTGGTGAATATAGAAACTGATATCATTGCCCGCTATGTCCAGCGGCTGCTTGGCAGTCGCACTGAGGATGGCACGGGAACCCGACTGACTGAAAAACGACTGGCTGACCTCGGCTATGGAGATTTATCATGA
- the ribD gene encoding bifunctional diaminohydroxyphosphoribosylaminopyrimidine deaminase/5-amino-6-(5-phosphoribosylamino)uracil reductase RibD: MEDRYYMEHALRLASAGAGHVTPNPLVGAVLVRNGQVIGEGWHARYGGPHAEQAAIDHALQQGNDPRGATLYCTLEPCSFTAPDKHNPPCTTAIRTHGIRTVVLAIVDPNPRVRGSGIAQLKQAGIEVRTGVCARKAVRQNEAYILSREQRRPYIVLKWAQSLDGCMATGSHDSKWISSPSAREEAHHLRGRLDAVMVGSGTAAHDDPQLTVRTANNRYPQPLRVVVSRHGNLRKDSHLVTQADTIPTRLYCTGISPDQQSRLTAAGIQVIPVEPDSESLPSLHQVMQHLYDDGIQSILVEGGARLHASLLRQGLYDRITAFTEPVFLGDGLRPTDNLHPATVAAAPRLLDSEFHRFGSTISISGLHPDAARLLHDLIPDKEASCSPV, from the coding sequence ATGGAGGACCGCTACTACATGGAGCATGCACTGCGGCTGGCCTCGGCCGGTGCGGGACATGTAACCCCGAACCCGCTGGTGGGTGCGGTACTGGTTCGCAATGGTCAGGTGATCGGCGAAGGCTGGCACGCACGCTACGGCGGGCCGCATGCCGAGCAGGCAGCTATCGACCATGCCCTGCAGCAGGGTAACGATCCGCGGGGCGCAACCCTGTATTGCACCCTGGAGCCCTGCTCGTTTACCGCACCGGACAAACACAATCCCCCCTGTACTACCGCAATACGCACACACGGCATCCGTACGGTTGTGCTGGCAATCGTAGACCCGAACCCGCGCGTGCGTGGTTCCGGGATTGCCCAGCTGAAGCAAGCCGGAATCGAGGTTCGTACCGGGGTATGCGCTCGCAAGGCAGTCCGTCAGAACGAGGCGTATATCCTCTCGCGTGAACAGCGTCGTCCCTACATCGTGCTCAAATGGGCGCAAAGCCTGGATGGCTGCATGGCAACCGGCAGCCACGACTCCAAGTGGATCAGCAGTCCATCGGCACGGGAAGAGGCCCATCACCTGCGCGGGAGACTTGACGCGGTTATGGTAGGTAGTGGAACCGCCGCCCATGATGATCCTCAGCTCACCGTGCGGACTGCCAACAACCGCTATCCCCAGCCGCTGCGGGTAGTGGTGTCTCGCCACGGGAACCTGCGCAAAGACAGCCACCTCGTTACACAAGCAGACACCATCCCGACACGGCTCTACTGCACCGGGATCTCCCCCGACCAGCAATCCCGGTTGACAGCTGCCGGGATTCAGGTAATACCGGTAGAACCGGACAGTGAATCCCTGCCGTCACTCCACCAGGTGATGCAGCATTTGTATGACGATGGCATTCAGTCAATCCTGGTGGAGGGCGGTGCACGGCTGCATGCCTCGCTGCTGCGGCAGGGGCTGTATGATCGGATAACCGCCTTTACCGAGCCGGTTTTCCTGGGGGATGGCCTGCGCCCGACCGACAACCTGCATCCGGCTACGGTCGCTGCGGCCCCTCGTCTGCTGGACAGCGAGTTTCACCGATTCGGTTCTACCATTTCGATCAGCGGTCTGCACCCCGACGCGGCGCGGCTGCTACATGATCTGATTCCGGATAAGGAGGCATCATGTTCACCGGTTTGA